A stretch of Halococcus agarilyticus DNA encodes these proteins:
- a CDS encoding CAP domain-containing protein, whose amino-acid sequence MLRSLARLLAWVVSVVLRLAFVVAVVGLAAGFAFGGADLPTSADELGEDVRGIGDAAGDGIDDLGRLGGVGGVSGVEGADAAGNASVPEVPRSDPSELNGTRLEYLVHEEVNEERAEHNRSELAFDTELRPVARYHSADMAERNYFAHVGPEGETLGDRYAKFNYRCRVPAGGFQYATGGENILYTYYDAPVRMDDRSVRYETPEELAQGIVNGWMNSTSHRENLLKSYWRQEAIGVYVERQDGRTRVYATQNFC is encoded by the coding sequence ATGCTTCGCTCGCTCGCGAGGCTGCTCGCGTGGGTGGTCTCGGTGGTCCTCCGGCTCGCGTTCGTGGTCGCGGTCGTCGGTCTCGCTGCCGGGTTCGCGTTCGGCGGGGCCGATCTCCCGACCTCGGCCGACGAGCTGGGCGAGGACGTGCGTGGGATCGGTGACGCCGCTGGCGATGGGATCGACGACCTCGGCAGGCTCGGTGGCGTCGGCGGTGTCAGTGGGGTCGAGGGCGCGGACGCCGCCGGCAACGCGAGCGTACCGGAGGTCCCGCGTTCGGACCCGAGCGAACTCAACGGTACCAGGCTCGAGTATCTCGTCCACGAGGAGGTCAACGAGGAGCGCGCAGAGCACAACCGATCCGAACTCGCGTTCGACACGGAGCTCCGCCCGGTCGCCCGGTATCACAGCGCCGACATGGCCGAGCGCAACTACTTCGCCCACGTCGGCCCCGAGGGCGAGACGCTCGGCGATCGCTACGCGAAGTTCAACTACCGGTGTCGCGTTCCCGCGGGCGGGTTCCAGTACGCGACCGGCGGCGAGAACATCCTCTACACCTACTACGACGCGCCGGTGCGGATGGACGATCGGTCGGTGCGCTACGAGACGCCCGAGGAGCTCGCCCAGGGGATCGTGAACGGCTGGATGAACTCCACGAGCCACCGGGAGAACCTCCTCAAGTCCTACTGGCGTCAGGAGGCGATCGGCGTGTACGTCGAGCGCCAGGACGGCCGGACGCGGGTGTACGCCACTCAGAACTTCTGTTGA
- a CDS encoding NUDIX domain-containing protein produces MDVAGRSEQWVEDQLGRLTDEYGSDSVHQASWAVPAERYERIADVAADERAAAGVRVTNDDDEVLLVRDRRDEWAAPRGRVDPDESLEEGAVRNVREATGIDCEIEGVERISMVGVGDEADRDRSSIYCLVVLFAGSCGPDERVDPVDGPVRWRRNSPTDGIDPGVLAI; encoded by the coding sequence ATGGACGTCGCCGGTCGCTCGGAGCAGTGGGTCGAAGACCAGCTCGGTCGGTTGACCGACGAGTACGGGTCGGACTCGGTCCACCAGGCGAGCTGGGCGGTGCCGGCGGAGCGCTACGAACGGATCGCGGACGTCGCGGCCGACGAGCGCGCCGCGGCGGGGGTGCGGGTCACGAACGACGACGACGAGGTCCTCCTCGTGCGCGATCGCCGCGACGAGTGGGCCGCCCCGCGCGGCCGGGTCGACCCCGACGAATCCCTGGAGGAGGGGGCCGTCCGGAACGTGCGCGAGGCGACCGGGATCGACTGTGAGATCGAGGGCGTCGAGCGGATCTCGATGGTCGGCGTCGGCGACGAGGCGGACCGCGATCGATCGTCGATCTACTGTCTCGTGGTGCTGTTCGCCGGCTCGTGTGGCCCCGACGAGCGCGTCGATCCCGTCGACGGTCCCGTCCGGTGGCGACGGAACAGTCCGACCGACGGGATCGACCCCGGCGTGCTCGCGATCTGA
- a CDS encoding S9 family peptidase, whose protein sequence is MLSDIERYLNVRSASGASFAPSGDLAFLLDTTGTPQIWTLPEPGAWPEQRTFADERVTFASFSPTRDELLFGRDEGGNERVQFYRLDPERSVTALTDRPAAKHRWGGWSHDGERFAFTSNRRDESVFDVYTQARDATGDDAELVHEGDGWLSIPGFAPADDRLVVSEAHSSFDQDLHVLDLDTGSFEHVTPHEGDARFLGTEWGPDGDALYCLTDRDGDTLSLARLDLGSLEVEPVVDDSEWNVDRFTLDGDTGRLVYGRNVDGYTDLTVARLAGETEIETFPTPDLPDGLAGAIEFDDDAERFAVTVTSPRENPNVHVVDIASGESERWTHASTAGLSDDRFYGSELVHFESFDGREIPAFFSLPTDPAAGDTPVVVDIHGGPESQRRPRFSPVTQYLLDQGYAVFEPNVRGSSGYGKAYTHLDDVEKRMDSVADIEAGVEWLADRSPVDPDRIVVMGGSYGGFMTLAALTEYPDLWAAGVDIVGIANFVTFLENTGPWRRELREAEYGSLEADRDLLESISPIHRADRIDAPLFVLHGENDPRVPVGEAEQIVERVREQGVPVEKLLFEDEGHGITKRENRIEAYTAITRFLDEHV, encoded by the coding sequence GTGCTTTCCGACATCGAACGCTACCTCAACGTCCGGAGCGCGTCGGGGGCGTCGTTCGCGCCGTCGGGCGATCTCGCCTTCCTGCTCGACACCACCGGCACGCCCCAGATCTGGACGCTTCCCGAACCCGGGGCCTGGCCCGAGCAGCGAACGTTCGCCGACGAGCGCGTCACCTTTGCGTCGTTTTCGCCGACGCGCGACGAACTGCTCTTCGGACGGGACGAGGGCGGCAACGAGCGCGTCCAGTTCTACCGGCTCGATCCCGAGCGCTCGGTGACGGCGCTCACCGACCGTCCCGCAGCCAAACACAGATGGGGCGGCTGGAGTCACGACGGCGAGCGCTTCGCGTTCACCTCGAACCGGCGCGACGAGTCGGTGTTCGACGTCTACACCCAGGCGCGCGACGCGACCGGCGACGACGCCGAGCTGGTCCACGAGGGCGACGGCTGGCTCTCCATCCCCGGCTTCGCCCCCGCCGACGACCGCCTCGTCGTGAGCGAAGCCCATTCGAGCTTCGATCAGGATCTCCACGTGCTCGATCTCGACACCGGATCGTTCGAGCACGTCACGCCCCACGAGGGCGACGCGCGCTTCCTCGGGACGGAGTGGGGACCGGACGGCGACGCGCTCTACTGTCTGACCGATCGCGACGGCGACACCCTCTCGCTCGCACGGCTCGATCTCGGCAGTCTGGAAGTCGAACCGGTCGTCGACGATTCGGAGTGGAACGTCGATCGGTTCACGCTCGATGGGGACACCGGCCGGCTGGTCTACGGGCGCAACGTCGACGGCTACACCGATCTCACGGTCGCGCGACTCGCCGGCGAGACGGAGATCGAGACGTTCCCGACGCCCGATCTCCCCGACGGTCTCGCGGGCGCGATCGAGTTCGACGACGACGCCGAGCGCTTTGCGGTCACGGTGACGAGTCCGCGCGAGAACCCGAACGTCCACGTCGTCGACATCGCGTCCGGCGAGAGCGAGCGCTGGACGCACGCCTCGACCGCCGGGTTGTCGGACGATCGATTCTACGGCTCGGAGCTCGTCCACTTCGAGAGCTTCGACGGCCGGGAGATTCCCGCCTTCTTCTCGCTGCCCACCGACCCCGCGGCGGGCGACACGCCGGTGGTCGTCGACATCCACGGTGGCCCCGAGAGCCAGCGCCGGCCACGGTTCAGCCCCGTCACGCAGTACCTCCTCGATCAGGGGTACGCGGTGTTCGAGCCGAACGTGCGTGGCTCGTCGGGCTACGGCAAGGCGTACACCCACCTCGACGACGTGGAAAAGCGGATGGATTCGGTCGCCGACATCGAGGCGGGCGTCGAGTGGCTCGCCGACCGCTCACCCGTGGACCCCGACCGAATTGTAGTGATGGGTGGCTCCTACGGCGGGTTCATGACGCTCGCGGCGCTCACGGAGTACCCCGACCTCTGGGCGGCGGGCGTCGACATCGTGGGGATCGCGAACTTCGTCACCTTCCTCGAAAACACCGGGCCGTGGCGGCGCGAACTCCGCGAGGCCGAGTACGGCTCGCTTGAGGCGGACCGCGACCTCCTCGAATCGATCAGTCCGATCCACCGTGCCGACCGGATCGACGCGCCGCTGTTCGTGCTCCACGGCGAGAACGACCCCCGAGTGCCGGTCGGCGAAGCCGAGCAGATCGTCGAACGCGTCCGCGAGCAGGGTGTCCCCGTCGAGAAGCTGCTGTTCGAGGACGAGGGCCACGGGATCACGAAGCGCGAGAACCGGATCGAGGCCTATACCGCGATCACCCGATTCCTCGACGAGCACGTCTAA